One stretch of Roseimicrobium sp. ORNL1 DNA includes these proteins:
- a CDS encoding Amuc_1100 family pilus-like protein: MNWVQENKSLAGILGVMIAGILGLGAWLYLSYSEYSTSMEDWNKNNDSIASLKGKKVFPSKENSEAREAEVSAYGDKVDLLRSALLSEKVQQPVKPMSQTEFQAKLKERATAVVQMAKSADIALPADFALGFADYTNNVPRSPEVAAELGVHLEVMERLITTLLQSGVKSVELFERTKLPNEDRPVEPKPTAANRKPAEKPKKKDNKSKSKRTAITEEQAAEPVLDRYPVKMIVTTDQTPFQNIVNTLCDPVKMPHFLVVRLVRVENERQDGPSREEITRKKNPEVSIEQSSDPTAPGGAAASKVAPDAVTIMGEEKLKVYLEVDYVRFRKPASATEEATEVSSTAATVNP, translated from the coding sequence ATGAACTGGGTCCAAGAGAACAAATCGCTGGCCGGGATTCTCGGCGTCATGATAGCAGGCATCCTTGGTCTGGGGGCGTGGCTGTACCTGTCCTATTCTGAGTACTCCACCTCCATGGAGGATTGGAACAAGAACAACGACTCCATCGCGTCTCTCAAGGGCAAGAAGGTGTTCCCCAGCAAGGAGAACTCCGAGGCCCGCGAGGCCGAGGTGTCCGCCTACGGTGACAAGGTGGATCTGCTTCGCTCCGCTCTCCTGAGCGAGAAGGTGCAGCAGCCCGTCAAGCCCATGTCCCAAACGGAGTTCCAGGCCAAGCTCAAGGAACGGGCGACCGCGGTGGTGCAGATGGCCAAGAGCGCAGACATCGCCCTGCCGGCGGATTTTGCGCTGGGCTTTGCTGATTACACCAACAACGTGCCTCGCAGCCCGGAAGTGGCGGCGGAACTGGGCGTGCATCTCGAAGTGATGGAGCGCCTGATCACGACTCTCCTGCAGTCCGGTGTGAAGTCCGTGGAGCTGTTTGAGCGTACCAAGCTGCCCAATGAGGACCGCCCGGTAGAGCCCAAGCCTACCGCCGCAAACCGGAAGCCAGCGGAGAAGCCGAAGAAGAAGGACAACAAGTCCAAGTCCAAGCGTACCGCCATCACTGAGGAGCAGGCCGCCGAACCCGTGCTGGACCGCTATCCGGTGAAGATGATCGTGACCACGGATCAGACACCGTTCCAGAACATCGTCAATACGCTGTGCGATCCTGTGAAAATGCCGCACTTCCTGGTAGTGCGCTTGGTACGCGTGGAGAACGAGCGCCAGGACGGCCCCTCGCGTGAGGAGATCACCCGAAAGAAGAACCCGGAAGTATCCATTGAACAGTCGTCCGATCCTACAGCTCCCGGAGGCGCGGCAGCGTCCAAGGTCGCCCCAGATGCAGTGACGATCATGGGTGAGGAGAAGCTCAAAGTCTATCTCGAGGTGGACTATGTGCGATTCCGCAAACCCGCTTCCGCCACCGAAGAGGCGACTGAGGTCAGCAGCACAGCCGCCACGGTCAATCCCTGA
- a CDS encoding type I 3-dehydroquinate dehydratase: protein MPQLDSSKNLLHSPHPLVVGAVSTAETLEAVASNPALAEGCDLLELRLDSIDLAPDESRPLAQKLKVPLLITARHPEEGGMYNLDPSERATLLEAHLDLAALMDVELRSALELQAVIAKAKTRNVGVIGSFHDFNATPGDEVLRGAADFALQFKLEAVKVATALQSPQDLARLIQLVAAEKRLPISVMGMGSLGRASRLVLAKCGSLLNYGYVGESNAPGQWAATELRKLLNAL from the coding sequence ATGCCACAACTGGATTCGTCAAAAAACTTGCTTCACAGCCCCCATCCTCTTGTGGTTGGGGCAGTTAGCACCGCCGAGACCCTGGAAGCAGTGGCGTCCAATCCGGCGCTCGCGGAAGGGTGCGACCTCCTTGAACTCCGTCTGGACTCGATCGATCTGGCCCCTGATGAGTCGCGCCCGCTCGCCCAGAAACTGAAGGTACCCCTCCTGATCACCGCCCGCCATCCGGAGGAAGGCGGGATGTACAACCTGGACCCCTCAGAGCGGGCCACCCTGCTGGAAGCCCACCTCGACCTCGCTGCCCTGATGGATGTCGAGCTGCGCAGCGCGCTGGAACTGCAGGCCGTGATTGCCAAGGCCAAGACCAGGAACGTGGGGGTTATCGGGTCCTTCCACGATTTTAATGCCACCCCTGGCGATGAAGTCCTGCGTGGCGCGGCGGATTTCGCCCTGCAATTCAAGCTTGAAGCGGTGAAGGTGGCCACGGCCCTGCAGAGCCCGCAAGACCTGGCCCGGCTCATTCAGCTCGTCGCGGCGGAAAAGCGCCTGCCAATCTCGGTGATGGGCATGGGCAGCCTCGGCCGGGCATCCCGTCTGGTGCTTGCCAAATGCGGCAGCCTGTTGAATTACGGCTATGTCGGCGAGTCCAATGCACCCGGTCAGTGGGCGGCAACCGAACTCAGAAAACTGCTGAACGCCCTGTAA
- a CDS encoding Amuc_1101 family PilM-like pilus complex protein yields MADNSFAVFNLGSQRVSGAVFTKARNGDLVLKAAAFAEMHGDPGVEATRLPQLRVAVLELADKLRLKGKDVWYAIAGHVVFTRFVKLPPFDEDKADQIVEFEARQNVPFPINEVIWDYEFIGPRNGAEREVALVAIKADALNDVNDQVEAGGVKSIGVDLAPLAVYNAFRYGYPDVEGSALIVDLGAKSTNLIFVENERVFTRNILVGGSTVTGAIAKELGMAFGDAEHAKRTQGYVAPGGAYEPNPDEMVDAMAKIMRNTMTRLHGEIVRTMNYYRAQQGGTPPQRIFLCGGGAQTSMVAEFFQEKFNLPVEVLNPLRGVQMDRGANQAEATANAPSMGELVGLALRHAGATPVQVELVPDAVTTRRDSAKRAPYLMLATLCSLLALLVGVFYFKRANAVVQEKITTQSKELSELRSHDQTITEQDKQLKLLTQQSQQLEQAVNDRSYWVKVLGELNNRFETDLIWLTMIEVLRGESSITPPLWTGSSTGSAPAPAPAPVVAQPANAKDAAVPAAPQFQLRIQGLYRKNEEKGPAVVYDYFNKLKEANTIFVAPPPDVKPEVNSGLEDDRFAYDFRFRMPLVQGMKFEK; encoded by the coding sequence ATGGCAGACAACAGCTTTGCAGTATTCAATCTAGGCTCCCAGCGGGTAAGTGGAGCCGTATTCACCAAGGCACGAAATGGCGATCTGGTCCTGAAGGCCGCCGCTTTCGCGGAAATGCATGGAGACCCCGGCGTGGAAGCCACCCGGCTGCCGCAGCTTCGCGTCGCGGTGCTGGAACTGGCGGACAAGCTCCGGCTGAAGGGCAAGGACGTGTGGTACGCCATCGCCGGCCATGTGGTGTTTACCCGCTTTGTGAAGCTGCCTCCGTTCGATGAGGACAAGGCGGACCAGATTGTCGAGTTTGAAGCGCGTCAGAACGTTCCGTTCCCGATCAATGAAGTGATCTGGGACTATGAATTCATCGGGCCGCGGAATGGAGCCGAGCGCGAAGTGGCGCTGGTGGCCATCAAGGCGGACGCTCTCAATGACGTCAACGACCAGGTGGAAGCCGGCGGGGTCAAGTCGATCGGGGTGGATCTCGCCCCCCTTGCCGTGTACAACGCCTTCCGCTATGGCTACCCTGATGTGGAGGGCAGTGCCCTCATTGTGGACCTGGGCGCCAAGTCGACGAACCTCATCTTCGTGGAGAATGAGCGTGTGTTCACCCGCAACATCCTTGTGGGCGGCAGCACGGTGACCGGTGCCATTGCCAAGGAACTGGGCATGGCCTTCGGTGATGCGGAGCACGCCAAGCGCACGCAGGGTTATGTGGCCCCGGGTGGCGCCTATGAGCCCAATCCGGATGAAATGGTGGACGCCATGGCAAAGATCATGCGCAACACCATGACCCGTCTGCATGGTGAGATTGTGCGCACCATGAACTACTACCGCGCCCAGCAGGGCGGCACGCCTCCCCAGCGCATCTTCCTGTGCGGTGGCGGCGCCCAGACCTCCATGGTGGCGGAGTTTTTCCAGGAGAAGTTCAATCTCCCGGTGGAAGTCCTCAATCCCCTCCGCGGCGTGCAAATGGACCGTGGCGCCAATCAGGCGGAGGCGACTGCCAATGCCCCGAGCATGGGCGAACTGGTGGGGCTGGCCCTGCGGCATGCGGGCGCTACGCCCGTGCAGGTGGAACTCGTGCCGGATGCCGTCACGACCCGTCGGGATTCCGCCAAGCGCGCGCCGTACCTCATGCTGGCCACGCTTTGCTCCCTGCTGGCGCTGCTGGTGGGAGTGTTCTACTTCAAGCGGGCGAATGCCGTGGTGCAGGAGAAAATCACGACCCAGTCGAAGGAGCTTTCCGAACTTCGGAGCCATGATCAAACCATCACGGAGCAGGACAAGCAGCTGAAGCTGCTGACCCAGCAGAGCCAGCAGCTCGAGCAGGCGGTCAATGACCGTTCCTATTGGGTGAAGGTGCTCGGCGAGCTCAACAACCGCTTCGAGACCGACCTCATCTGGCTCACGATGATTGAAGTGCTGAGGGGAGAAAGCTCCATCACGCCACCGCTCTGGACTGGCTCCTCCACGGGGAGTGCCCCGGCGCCTGCGCCTGCCCCAGTGGTCGCTCAGCCTGCGAACGCCAAGGATGCTGCGGTTCCCGCCGCGCCTCAGTTCCAGCTGCGCATTCAGGGGCTGTATCGGAAGAACGAAGAGAAGGGACCTGCAGTGGTGTACGACTATTTCAACAAGCTGAAGGAGGCGAACACCATTTTCGTGGCGCCGCCCCCGGATGTGAAGCCCGAGGTGAACTCAGGCCTGGAAGACGATCGTTTTGCCTACGACTTCAGGTTCCGCATGCCGCTGGTACAAGGAATGAAATTTGAAAAGTAA
- a CDS encoding UDP-glucuronic acid decarboxylase family protein, with product MSQKKTAVVTGAAGFLGSHLSDRLLGEGYKVIGMDNLLTGNVRNIEHLAGNPDFDFIKHDVTKFIYLPGKVDLIFHFASPASPIDYLQIPIQTLKVGSLGTHNALGLAKEKGATFLIASTSECYGDPLEHPQKETYWGNVNPVGPRGCYDEAKRFAEAITMAYHRFHNLDTKIVRIFNTYGPRMRLEDGRVVPAFIGQSLQGNDLTVFGDGSQTRSFCYVSDLIDGIYKLSQSTYHEPCNIGNPGEMTVLQFAEKILKVTGSKSKIDFRPLPVDDPKVRQPDITLAKRILGWEPKVSFDEGIDKTVAYFRDFLGIHA from the coding sequence ATGAGCCAGAAAAAAACCGCCGTTGTCACTGGAGCCGCCGGGTTCCTTGGGTCCCATCTTTCCGACCGCCTTTTGGGGGAGGGGTACAAGGTGATTGGCATGGACAATCTCCTGACGGGCAACGTGCGCAACATCGAGCACCTCGCTGGGAATCCGGATTTCGACTTCATCAAGCATGACGTCACGAAATTCATCTACCTGCCAGGCAAGGTGGATCTGATTTTCCACTTCGCGTCCCCGGCCTCACCCATCGACTACCTTCAGATTCCCATCCAGACACTGAAGGTGGGATCACTGGGCACGCACAATGCGCTCGGCTTGGCGAAGGAGAAGGGCGCTACATTCCTAATTGCCAGCACCAGCGAATGCTACGGTGATCCTCTGGAGCACCCGCAGAAGGAGACGTACTGGGGCAACGTGAACCCGGTGGGACCGCGGGGTTGTTACGATGAGGCGAAGCGTTTTGCCGAGGCCATCACGATGGCCTATCACCGCTTTCACAATCTGGACACCAAGATTGTCCGCATTTTCAACACCTACGGGCCACGCATGCGCCTGGAGGACGGGCGCGTGGTGCCGGCTTTCATTGGCCAGTCCCTGCAGGGCAACGACCTCACCGTATTCGGCGATGGTTCCCAGACGCGCAGCTTCTGCTACGTGAGCGACCTCATTGACGGCATCTACAAGCTCTCCCAGAGCACGTACCATGAGCCGTGCAATATCGGCAATCCCGGCGAGATGACCGTGCTGCAGTTCGCCGAGAAAATCCTGAAGGTCACGGGCAGCAAGTCGAAAATCGATTTCCGCCCACTGCCGGTGGACGATCCGAAGGTGCGCCAGCCGGATATCACGCTCGCCAAGCGCATTCTTGGCTGGGAGCCAAAGGTTTCCTTTGATGAGGGCATTGATAAGACTGTCGCTTACTTTCGCGACTTTCTGGGAATCCACGCTTGA
- a CDS encoding Amuc_1099 family pilus-like system protein, with protein sequence MQKKQSNYERVILGLMAVVALAVSGWFIYQALGFATTLETKTVTKKNERDLPPVERVEAAIKNIVTPPVHWVAPVRANKKVPLNKSVLLVLRNDQIYDLALPEPKLREPMTNEFLVKYELQYLLPNVGEQDPDNDGFSNLEEFSAQPPTNPRDPKSFPPITDKLFLVERISNDYKITLRSSSPPFQVATPNEAKRKNWFVDPDAKDSTGNPDAKARSFGGSTGERFLATKFEKKTVPDPRLGELDSSELTVKELVTGKEIVLVMKQEVNLAVYEAKMEFRLRTPAVTLPPVKEGDQFRIPGFEATTYKVLKINEDSVHVAPVSATGEVDESKPILIKRG encoded by the coding sequence ATGCAGAAGAAACAAAGCAATTACGAGCGCGTCATCCTGGGCCTGATGGCAGTGGTGGCACTGGCTGTCAGCGGCTGGTTCATCTACCAGGCCTTGGGTTTTGCCACCACCTTGGAGACCAAGACGGTCACCAAGAAGAATGAACGCGATCTGCCCCCGGTGGAAAGGGTGGAGGCTGCCATCAAGAACATCGTCACCCCGCCGGTGCACTGGGTCGCCCCTGTGCGCGCCAACAAGAAGGTGCCTCTGAACAAGTCGGTGCTCCTCGTCCTCAGGAATGACCAAATCTATGATTTGGCCCTGCCCGAGCCGAAGCTGCGCGAGCCGATGACGAACGAGTTTCTCGTGAAGTACGAGCTGCAGTACCTCCTCCCCAACGTGGGTGAGCAGGACCCGGATAATGATGGGTTCAGCAACTTGGAGGAATTCAGTGCCCAGCCTCCGACGAACCCGAGGGATCCGAAGAGCTTCCCGCCGATCACGGACAAGCTGTTCCTGGTTGAGCGCATCTCGAATGACTACAAGATCACGCTGAGGTCCAGCTCGCCGCCGTTCCAGGTGGCCACGCCGAACGAGGCCAAGCGGAAAAACTGGTTTGTGGATCCAGACGCCAAGGATTCCACGGGCAACCCGGATGCGAAGGCTCGCAGCTTCGGTGGCTCCACCGGTGAGCGCTTCCTGGCGACCAAATTCGAGAAGAAGACCGTGCCGGACCCCCGTCTTGGCGAGCTGGATTCTTCCGAGTTGACCGTCAAGGAACTGGTGACGGGCAAGGAGATTGTGCTGGTCATGAAACAGGAGGTGAATCTGGCAGTGTATGAGGCAAAAATGGAGTTCCGCCTGCGCACGCCAGCGGTGACGTTGCCGCCGGTGAAAGAAGGGGACCAATTCCGTATCCCCGGATTTGAGGCCACCACCTACAAGGTGCTGAAGATAAACGAAGACAGTGTGCACGTGGCCCCCGTCAGCGCCACGGGCGAAGTGGACGAATCCAAGCCTATTCTCATCAAGAGAGGCTGA
- a CDS encoding Amuc_1098 family type IV pilus outer membrane protein, which produces MKQTALFCLAVAMPYSAAVAGPGGSGNVSGIAEREMARRMQRVADARAAIDKGDLLMKDKDCEGALNEYRTAIELLPIAAMTQQIRDEVNAKYCEAAVCLAGERAENGRFDDARALLNDALARHPDCEKAEVLLKRLDDPDRYEIALTPGHVQRVKDVEKGLQMGWSYYNLGNFDAANRSFQDVLRKDPYNKAARRGMEATEQQRADYFDTARDHTRAKMLNEVNRGWEDPVPVNLGQNAGLAYGVTTSPGAYYVDKMSKIIFPTVQFAGASVEEAVEFLRIKSKDYDTIERDPAKRGVNLIIKPGTAPSTATISLDLKDVPMSEALRYITELGGMKYKVEPYAVVVVPISDVGTEMYTRTFKVPPTFLSSSEAGAGGAAPAAPADPFAPAGGAPASGIGAKPTALEILKANGIPFPDGASATFIPATSQLIVRNTQPSLDLVESYVEQLINTAPRQIYITAKFVEVSQKNTDELGFDWLLGPFNMGNRVFGSGGTVGNSASGPVAGGDFPFVYPGAGSLPVGVNPLTRGNRSGSIAITPDSIDGLLNAQNLASTLAPGVFAVSGVFTDPQFQVVIRALSQKKGVDLMSAPSVTTRSGQRATVEVIREFIYPTEFDPPQIPQTVGATTGTIGGGGGASTFPVTPTTPTAFEMRPVGVRMEVDPVIGPDGYTIDLNLAPEVTEFEGFINYGSPINTSSTDALGNPTTLVLTENRIEQPVFSTRKVTTAVTVWDGQTVAMGGLIREDVQDVEDKVPILGDIPILGRLFQSKAEDHFKRNLMVFVTANLIDPSGERIRKPVIEVEPEIPATPLLPPPPVTQAPPLPMNP; this is translated from the coding sequence ATGAAGCAAACCGCGCTATTTTGCCTCGCCGTTGCCATGCCGTATTCCGCGGCCGTAGCGGGGCCCGGCGGTTCGGGAAACGTGTCCGGCATTGCCGAGCGCGAAATGGCCCGCCGCATGCAGCGCGTGGCAGACGCCAGGGCTGCCATTGACAAGGGTGACCTCCTCATGAAGGACAAGGACTGCGAGGGCGCGCTCAATGAGTATCGCACCGCCATTGAACTTCTCCCCATCGCTGCAATGACGCAGCAGATTCGCGATGAGGTAAATGCCAAGTATTGCGAAGCCGCGGTCTGCCTTGCCGGTGAACGTGCGGAAAATGGCCGTTTTGATGACGCTCGTGCGCTCCTGAATGACGCACTGGCCCGCCACCCCGATTGCGAAAAGGCGGAGGTTCTTCTCAAGCGCCTGGATGATCCGGATCGTTATGAGATCGCCCTTACCCCTGGACACGTCCAGCGCGTGAAGGATGTGGAGAAGGGGCTGCAGATGGGTTGGAGCTATTACAACCTTGGCAACTTTGATGCTGCGAACCGTTCCTTCCAGGACGTGCTGCGCAAGGACCCCTACAACAAGGCGGCCCGCCGCGGGATGGAAGCAACCGAACAGCAGCGCGCTGACTACTTTGACACCGCTCGCGACCACACTCGCGCCAAGATGCTTAATGAGGTGAACCGCGGCTGGGAGGATCCAGTTCCGGTGAACCTTGGGCAGAATGCCGGCCTCGCTTACGGCGTGACCACCTCGCCCGGTGCTTACTACGTGGACAAAATGTCCAAAATCATCTTCCCGACGGTGCAGTTCGCTGGTGCCAGTGTGGAAGAAGCCGTGGAATTCCTTCGCATCAAGAGCAAGGACTACGACACCATCGAGCGCGACCCTGCCAAGAGGGGCGTGAACCTGATCATCAAGCCGGGCACTGCGCCTTCTACGGCCACCATCAGCCTTGACCTCAAGGACGTGCCGATGTCCGAAGCTCTGCGCTACATCACCGAGCTGGGTGGCATGAAGTACAAGGTGGAGCCCTACGCCGTCGTGGTGGTGCCCATCTCTGACGTTGGTACCGAAATGTACACGCGCACCTTCAAGGTGCCGCCGACGTTCCTCAGCAGCTCCGAAGCTGGTGCCGGTGGCGCTGCTCCCGCAGCACCTGCAGATCCCTTCGCTCCCGCGGGTGGGGCTCCGGCCAGCGGCATTGGAGCCAAGCCCACAGCGCTGGAAATCCTGAAGGCCAACGGCATTCCGTTCCCCGATGGCGCCTCGGCGACCTTCATCCCTGCTACCTCCCAGCTTATCGTCCGGAACACCCAGCCGAGCCTGGATCTGGTCGAGAGCTATGTGGAGCAGTTGATCAACACCGCTCCGCGCCAGATTTACATCACCGCGAAGTTCGTGGAAGTCAGCCAGAAGAACACCGATGAGCTGGGCTTCGACTGGCTCCTTGGCCCCTTCAACATGGGCAACCGCGTCTTTGGTTCCGGCGGCACCGTTGGTAACTCTGCTTCCGGCCCTGTGGCTGGTGGAGACTTCCCCTTCGTGTACCCTGGTGCTGGCTCGCTGCCAGTGGGTGTCAACCCGCTGACCCGCGGTAACCGCAGTGGTTCCATCGCCATCACCCCCGACTCCATCGACGGCCTGCTCAATGCGCAGAACCTCGCTTCTACGCTGGCTCCCGGCGTCTTCGCGGTGTCCGGCGTGTTCACCGACCCGCAGTTCCAGGTTGTCATCCGCGCCTTGAGCCAGAAGAAGGGTGTGGACCTCATGAGCGCCCCGAGCGTGACCACCCGTTCCGGCCAGCGTGCCACCGTGGAAGTCATCCGAGAATTCATCTACCCGACTGAGTTCGATCCGCCCCAAATTCCCCAGACGGTGGGTGCTACCACCGGCACGATCGGTGGTGGTGGTGGTGCTTCCACCTTCCCGGTGACGCCCACGACCCCCACGGCCTTCGAAATGCGCCCCGTTGGTGTGCGCATGGAAGTGGATCCCGTGATTGGTCCGGACGGCTACACCATCGACCTCAACCTCGCTCCTGAGGTGACCGAGTTCGAAGGCTTCATCAACTACGGCAGCCCGATCAACACCTCCTCCACGGATGCCCTCGGTAACCCGACGACGCTCGTGCTGACGGAAAACCGTATCGAGCAGCCCGTCTTCTCCACCCGCAAGGTGACCACGGCCGTGACGGTCTGGGACGGCCAGACGGTGGCCATGGGCGGCCTCATCCGCGAAGACGTGCAGGACGTGGAAGACAAGGTGCCGATTCTGGGTGACATCCCGATTCTGGGTCGTCTCTTCCAGTCCAAGGCGGAAGATCACTTCAAGCGCAATCTGATGGTGTTCGTCACGGCCAACCTGATTGACCCCTCCGGCGAGCGCATCCGCAAGCCTGTCATTGAGGTTGAACCCGAAATCCCAGCGACTCCGCTTCTTCCTCCGCCTCCTGTGACCCAGGCGCCGCCTCTTCCCATGAATCCGTAG
- a CDS encoding Amuc_1102 family pilus-like protein, which translates to MMLRTCMLAAAFAAIVPASLQAQVEASKEVRGKIKGMTVDVQYTPQFSVPNVKDKRFRPKNWMELDVAFDVDKAKVAGDNNPMVDSLEFKFYVLLNVRNKEGKLTMLTASATYLNIMEREEHHVLMYVSPATLTNLLQKNQFTPADVSAFGVEIYKNGAAVARHISTGAVPFWEKTENFVTVDGSLLPKAKTPFAPLWGDYDLEMKVQ; encoded by the coding sequence ATGATGCTCCGCACCTGCATGCTCGCCGCAGCTTTCGCTGCCATTGTCCCCGCTTCGCTCCAAGCCCAGGTGGAGGCATCCAAAGAAGTCCGGGGCAAGATCAAGGGCATGACAGTGGACGTGCAGTACACACCGCAATTCTCCGTCCCGAACGTGAAGGACAAGCGCTTCCGCCCCAAGAACTGGATGGAGCTGGATGTGGCCTTCGATGTGGATAAGGCCAAGGTCGCGGGAGACAACAACCCGATGGTCGACTCTCTGGAGTTCAAGTTCTATGTGCTTCTGAACGTGCGCAACAAGGAGGGCAAGCTCACGATGCTGACGGCCTCGGCCACGTACTTGAACATCATGGAAAGGGAAGAGCACCACGTCTTGATGTACGTCTCCCCGGCCACGCTGACCAACTTGCTCCAGAAGAACCAATTTACTCCGGCCGATGTTTCCGCTTTCGGCGTTGAGATTTACAAGAACGGCGCTGCAGTAGCCCGCCACATCAGCACCGGAGCAGTGCCTTTCTGGGAAAAGACAGAGAACTTCGTGACAGTTGACGGTTCCCTTCTTCCCAAGGCCAAGACGCCATTCGCGCCTCTGTGGGGTGACTACGATTTGGAAATGAAAGTTCAGTAG